A window of the Lolium perenne isolate Kyuss_39 chromosome 7, Kyuss_2.0, whole genome shotgun sequence genome harbors these coding sequences:
- the LOC127316510 gene encoding vacuolar-processing enzyme beta-isozyme 1-like — protein MARRWVCGLLSLLAVAAAAAAADGSAEPLIRLPTQDEHGAAPAPAPSAEEGITRWAVLVAGSSGYDNYRHQADVCHAYQILKKGGLKEENIVVFMYDDIANNHENPRRGVIINHPKGKDVYAGVPKDYTGDQVTTNNFFAVLTGNKTGVTGGSRKVINSKPNDHIFIYYADHGGAGSLGMPNNPFLYAGDFIQVLREKHASKSYSKMIIYVEACESGSMFEGIMPQDLNIYVTTAANAVESSWGTYCPGMNPPPPQEYLTCLGDVYSVSWMEDSETHNLKKEAIKDQYETVKKRTSSSNNNLTGSHVMEYGDKTFKDEKLFLYQGFDPANVNNTNRLPLPSLEGAINQRDADILFMWKKYEQLDEGSEEKLRVLKKIKETVAHRKHLDNSIDFIGKLVFGFENGPSVLEAPRSSGQPVVDDWDCLKRMVRVFESHCGSLTQYGMKHMRAFANLCNNGVSEAEMKEASVSACDGYSSAKWSPLVLGHSA, from the exons ATGGCTCGCCGGTGGGTCTGCGGACTCCTCTCGCTCCTGGCGGTGGCTGCGGCCGCGGCCGCTGCGGATGGGAGTGCGGAGCCGCTGATTCGGCTGCCGACGCAGGATGAGCATGGCGCTGCTCCCGCCCCTGCCCCGTCGGCGGAGGAAGGGATCACCAGGTGGGCCGTGCTCGTTGCGGGCTCCTCCGGCTACGACAACTACCGTCACCAG GCCGATGTGTGCCACGCCTACCAGATTCTGAAGAAGGGAGGGCTGAAGGAGGAGAACATCGTGGTGTTTATGTACGACGACATCGCCAATAACCATGAGAACCCAAGACGTGGAGTCATCATCAACCATCCTAAAGGCAAAGATGTTTACGCTGGTGTTCCCAAG GACTACACTGGTGACCAGGTCACTACTAACAATTTCTTCGCGGTCCTCACGGGCAACAAAACTGGGGTTACTGGAGGAAGTAGGAAAGTGATAAACAGCAAACCGAATGATCACATCTTTATCTATTACGCGGATCATGGGGGGGCTGGTTCTCTTG GTATGCCCAACAATCCATTTCTTTATGCTGGCGACTTCATTCAGGTGTTACGAGAAAAGCATGCTTCCAAGAGCTATTCAAAAATG ATAATATATGTTGAAGCGTGTGAAAGCGGCAGTATGTTTGAGGGTATAATGCCTCAAGATCTCAATATTTATGTTACAACAGCAGCAAACGCAGTCGAAAGTAGCTGGGGAACATACTGCCCTGGGATGAATCCACCACCTCCTCAGGAATACCTTACCTGTTTAGGTGACGTCTACAGTGTATCCTGGATGGAAGACAG TGAAACTCACAATCTAAAGAAGGAAGCGATCAAAGATCAGTACGAGACG GTTAAAAAGAGAACCTCAAGCTCAAATAATAACTTAACTGGTTCTCATGTCATGGAGTATGGTGACAAGACATTCAAAGACGAGAAGCTTTTCCTTTATCAAGGCTTTGATCCTGCAAATGTCAACAACACAAACAGGCTGCCTTTGCCCAGCCTGGAGGGTGCAATCAATCAAAGGGATGCAGACATTCTTTTCATGTGGAAGAAG TATGAGCAGCTAGACGAGGGATCGGAAGAGAAGCTGCGGGTTCTGAAGAAGATCAAAGAAACCGTGGCACACAGGAAGCACCTCGACAACAGTATCGATTTCATTGGGAAGCTTGTGTTTGGATTTGAAAATGGGCCTTCAGTGCTTGAGGCTCCTCGAAGCTCCGGCCAACCAGTAGTCGACGACTGGGATTGTTTGAAGAGGATG GTGCGCGTTTTCGAGTCCCACTGCGGATCACTTACTCAGTATGGCATGAAACACATGAGGGCGTTCGCAAACCTCTGCAACAACGGCGTCTCCGAGGCCGAGATGAAGGAAGCAAGCGTCAGCGCTTGCGATGGGTACAGCTCGGCGAAGTGGAGCCCACTGGTTCTAGGCCACAGCGCCTGA
- the LOC127315812 gene encoding uncharacterized protein, whose amino-acid sequence MGLFRRALTNCQLKELKLQNRKYTWSNERDTPTLLRLDRAFCNDAWDLRFEHHGLHALSPSLSDHCPLPLSNQSGPRKPPVFRFKSFWTKMPGFKDVVQKAWSTPSSHSQPVHVINHKLKSTAMGLRAWSKGLFSDCKLQLLMALDVVLQLDIAQESRPLSHEERWLRANLKRRVKGLAALERSRKRQASKIHYLREGDTNTKFFHLRVNARKCKNHIMRLRQNSGWAVSHEDKENLIFDHFSQALGRPPPRQLDFNWEALNPTAHLLENLGLPFNEAEIKEALEDMPADKAPGPNGFSIAFFRSCWEIVKGDLMKTINAFSELSVTSFHILNSANIVFLPKKDGEESISDFRPISLIHVIPKIIAKAMARRLSPRMNEIVSHSQSAFIKSRTIHDNFMYVRNTARLLHRRKVPALLINLDIAKAFDTRLLEKATEAGLISAMPGGLQGPRISLYADDAVVFLAPTAQDVAGLASILQRFGEVTGLVTNVVKSSIAPIQCADLNLEEVLANFRATTTPFPIKYLGLPLSLGRLRRVDLQPYIDKVVARLSPWKGKFLNRAGCTALVKSVLSSMPIFLLTALKADKGILKAFAKISRGMLWACKETVSGGKCKVNWQKVCRPKELGGLGILDLEKFSRALRLRWLWYKWTAPDKPWVGSETPNDAADSELFNAATRVTIGNGAKASFWSSSWLHGTPPKDLAPLIFKVSRRKNRTVQEALADHNWVSDIVVDAFTVEHLEQYVRLWDLLAEVQLDPDSEDSITWSLTPNGCYSASSAYKAQFLTALPYQFGKIVWKTWAPPKCRFFAWLAVQNRLWTANRLAKRGWPHHPTCQLCRCSPETARHILFECCFSKRIWTAAASWLSCPDLMNSLGEGRAKVIDYWQAITATTTSSPKGLRSAVILVTWEIWKERNERVLNNKCSLPSIVMHKIREEGKDWILAGAKSLADLIT is encoded by the exons ATGGGTCTGTTTAGAAGGGCGCTCACCAACTGCCAGCTCAAGGAGCTGAAACTTCAGAACAGGAAGTATACTTGGAGCAATGAGAGAGATACTCCTACCCTCTTGAGGTTGGACCGGGCCTTCTGTAACGATGCTTGGGATCTAAGATTCGAGCATCACGGGTTGCACGCCTTATCCCCCTCCCTCTCGGATCATTGCCCGCTTCCTCTCTCAAACCAAAGTGGTCCAAGGAAGCCTCCAGTTTTTCGTTTTAAGTCCTTTTGGACCAAGATGCCTGGGTTCAAGGATGTCGTCCAAAAAGCCTGGTCCACACCGTCTTCTCACTCCCAGCCGGTTCATGTCATCAACCACAAGCTGAAGTCCACGGCGATGGGACTCAGAGCTTGGAGTAAAGGGCTCTTCTCCGACTGTAAGCTGCAACTCCTTATGGCCCTTGACGTTGTTCTTCAGTTGGATATCGCCCAGGAATCTCGCCCACTCTCTCATGAGGAAAGATGGCTCCGCGCCAATCTAAAACGCCGTGTCAAAGGCCTCGCCGCTCTTGAAAGATCTCGCAAGCGTCAGGCTTCTAAGATCCACTACCTCCGTGAAGGCGACACTAATACCAAGTTCTTTCATCTACGGGTTAATGCCAGAAAATGCAAGAATCACATCATGAGGCTCAGGCAGAACTCGGGCTGGGCCGTGTCGCATGAAGATAAGGAAAACTTGATCTTTGATCATTTTTCCCAGGCCCTTGGGCGACCTCCTCCTCGACAGTTGGACTTCAATTGGGAAGCTCTCAACCCTACCGCTCACCTTCTGGAAAATTTAGGTCTCCCCTTCAACGAGGCTGAGATTAAGGAAGCATTGGAAGACATGCCTGCGGACAAAGCTCCGGGCCCCAACGGCTTCTCTATCGCTTTCTTTCGCTCATGCTGGGAGATTGTCAAGGGAGACCTTATGAAGACCATTAATGCTTTTTCGGAGCTCTCGGTGACTAGTTTTCATATCCTCAACTCCGCCAATATAGTTTTCTTGCCTAAGAAAGACGGAGAGGAGTCCATCTCTGATTTCAGACCCATTAGTCTCATTCACGTGATCCCGAAGATCATAGCTAAAGCCATGGCACGACGTCTCAGCCCAAGAATGAATGAGATCGTGTCCCATAGTCAGAGCGCCTTCATCAAGTCCAGAACTATCCACGACAATTTCATGTATGTCCGGAATACCGCCCGCCTGTTGCATCGCAGGAAAGTTCCGGCCCTTCTCATTAATTTGGACATCGCCAAGGCTTTCGACACG aggctcctggagaAGGCTACCGAAGCCGGCCTCATTTCTGCCATGCCTGGGGGTTTGCAGGGCCCTAGGATTTCCTTGTACGCCGATGATGCAGTGGTTTTCCTCGCCCCTACTGCACAAGATGTCGCTGGTCTGGCCAGCATACTTCAACGCTTTGGTGAGGTGACCGGACTCGTGACTAATGTGGTGAAGAGCTCCATTGCCCCTATTCAGTGCGCCGACTTAAACCTTGAGGAGGTTCTAGCAAACTTCCGTGCGACTACAACCCCCTTCCCCATCAAGTACTTGGGTTTGCCTCTCTCTTTGGGAAGACTCCGACGGGTGGACCTCCAACCTTACATCGACAAGGTCGTGGCTCGCCTAAGCCCGTGGAAAGGCAAGTTCCTGAATCGTGCCGGCTGCACCGCTCTGGTTAAGTCGGTCTTATCCTCCATGCCTATCTTCCTGCTGACGGCGCTGAAAGCTGACAAAGGCATTCTCAAGGCCTTCGCAAAAATCAGTCGTGGTATGCTCTGGGCGTGCAAAGAAACGGTCAGTGGGGGGAAATGCAAGGTGAACTGGCAGAAGGTCTGTCGTCCAAAGGAGCTCGGTGGTTTGGGTATCTTGGACCTGGAAAAATTCTCTAGGGCTCTCAGACTTCGATGGTTATGGTATAAGTGGACGGCTCCGGACAAGCCATGGGTGGGCTCTGAAACCCCCAATGATGCCGCTGATTCAGAACTCTTCAACGCAGCCACTCGCGTCACCATTGGCAACGGTGCCAaggcctccttctggtcttcttcaTGGCTTCATGGCACCCCTCCAAAGGACCTTGCTCCTCTAATTTTCAAGGTCTCCAGAAGGAAGAATCGAACGGTCCAGGAGGCTCTGGCCGATCATAACTGGGTTTCGGATATCGTGGTCGACGCCTTCACCGTAGAGCACCTGGAACAATACGTTCGCCTTTGGGATCTTCTTGCCGAAGTCCAACTTGATCCAGACTCAGAGGATTCCATCACCTGGTCTTTGACCCCTAATGGGTGCTACTCTGCCAGCTCCGCTTACAAAGCCCAGTTCCTCACAGCTCTTCCTTACCAGTTCGGGAAAATTGTCTGGAAGACCTGGGCCCCTCCGAAGTGCCGGTTTTTCGCGTGGCTCGCCGTCCAAAATCGCCTTTGGACCGCCAACCGCTTAGCAAAACGGGGATGGCCCCATCACCCCACCTGCCAGCTCTGCAGATGCTCCCCCGAGACAGCTCGGCACATCCTCTTTGAATGTTGTTTCTCCAAGCGCATCTGGACCGCGGCGGCCTCCTGGCTCTCTTGTCCGGACCTTATGAACAGTCTTGGAGAAGGTAGAGCGAAGGTCATTGATTATTGGCAGGCCATCACAGCGACCACTACCTCTTCTCCCAAAGGGCTGCGATCTGCGGTTATTCTCGTCACTTGGGAGATTTGGAAGGAGAGGAACGAGCGCGTTTTGAACAACAAGTGTTCGCTGCCTTCGATCGTTATGCACAAGATCAGGGAAGAAGGAAAAGATTGGATCCTAGCAGGTGCCAAGAGCCTTGCGGACTTGATTACCTGA